TGCACTGCGCGACATGCTCTCCGCTGTGGCTCTTTATGTTCTCGTTCTTGGTGGTGGCCTATTCATCTCGCTCATCCTGATGTCAACGATCGGCTTCCTTCCATATAGCGATCGCCCTGGTCCCGGCTTCTACGGTGTCCATCTTCCTTCCGTGCAAGAGATTGGGTTTTATCTCAACTTCATCTGGTTTGCGCTAGTTGTGTTTGTCCTCTATTGGGGTGTGCTCCTTTACATACTGGTACGGTTGCTGGGGGCTTTGCACATGCCGATGTGGTTCATTCGCAGCGTGGGATTCGCCGTCGCTGGGATAGCAAGCCTTCTAGGCGTTGCTGGGGCCGGTTGGTACATAGCGCTTGCGAACGAAGTTGTGTACCTCGGCGGTGCACTTGGCGCAGCTTATGGCGCAATATTGCTACCTCGCTTCGCAGGAGAACGCCCACCTGAAACACGGCGATGGCGGCATTGGGCTTTGGCTCCCGCCCCTGTGCTGGTACTTCTTGGGATATTGATGTATCCCCTTCTGCCAGACAGAGACGCGCAGTCCCTTGACTTCCAGTTCATTCGATTGGCGCAGTCAGCAGACGGAGAAGAACTTGCGAACTCAGATCTTCCGGAGAAAGAAGTTCTTCGCTCCCTCGATCTGAAAGGGAAGTTACATTACGGATCATCGGGCTTGCGTGGCACATCTGACCTTCCGAAAGCACGAGTGCTGATTGTGTTCACTAGCGGTTTGGAAAATGAGGTGAGACTGAAACAGCCTAAGAAGACGAACGTCGTTTATGTTCAAACTGGGCCACGAACATTTGCTATGTACCCACCCAATGCCCCAACTCTCAGGCACAAGATCATCCTTCGACCACACCAAGAAACAAGCAGTGGGACTACTTACGAGGGAATCACCGAAGAAATAGAACCCCTTATCGGCGAACCCGGCAAGATGACTTGGTATCCCCCGCTGCCCGTTCGCCGCTGATTCACCCGGCGACGGTACGTTGTTGTCAGCCGTTAGGAATACTTCAAAGCCATATAAAAAGCCCTCGCGCGCACGCATTGGTCTGAAAACAAACTTGCCGCACGCTCTGGCAGAGTCGCCCTTCCCAGTACACGTTCCTAGTTACTCATGCCGATGGCAATTTGTTCACGCTGAACAAGATCGTTATCCTGCCGCCCACCAGAACCAAAGCCGATGGTTCGATTAGAAGTATGGCGCAGCACGGCATAATCACCGTCTTTCACGACGGCACAGCCAAATTCGGACTGCCAGCGTGCAACTATTGTCCGCTCGTCCTCGCGGTCCATGTCATCCATGAGGATGAGGCAGGTTGGCGAGAATTTGTCGGAGCAAACAGGATACAGGCCGTATCGCCCTCCCCTTGTAGCAGATGGCGGTCCATCGCAGATAACCAGATCGACTCCATTGGGGATGTCGGCACAATACCAGTCGAAGCCCTCGAATCTCTTAAGCGGTGCAACGGTTATCCGGTTCTTGCGGAGTAGTTTCTGCACTCTCGCTCCCCATTCGGCTTGATGTTCAAAGGTTGCAACGGGAACGCGAGCGAAGATGTCGAGCAAGATGGTGGTCAGCCCCGACCCGCACTCAAGGATGTGGCTTTGTGCGAATTGAGCGAGGCGACAAGTTTCTTTGAGAACGTCGATGTCGGCGCTCCACCCGCAATTGTTCCAGCCATAGGACATAGAGCGGAGCAGTGACACGCGCGAACCGAAAATGCGCAGGCCAAGGATCGAAATCCGAAATACGACCCGACGAAAAGCGTTGTGTAGCGCAAAGGTTAGATACATGGCGCTCCTTCTACCACGCAAGGTCGGTTTCAAAACGGGAATCGTGATCTTGTTCCAAAAACCGGAAAATCAGTGTGGAGAGCAAGCAGCAACGGGCAAGCCAATCTCAAACGATGTAAACGCAAGTACTTGAATTGATGGGGTTTTCAGGATGAGATTCGGGCGTTGAGTTTCACTGTTACCGTCAGTGTTCTGAGTAACTGCGGTTCGGCTTTCAAGTTTGGCGGAAGTGCCGATTCGGCGTAGGGGTGGCCGCAGAATTTGGTGCGCGTTTGCGAAGTTTCCACATGCAGAATTTGCTGATCTGAGCAGATACTGACACTTCGACGCGCGTCTGCTGATTACCTGTAGATTGTTGCTGAGATATGGCGTCCCCGACGGGATTCGAACCCGTGTTACCGCCGTGAAAGGGCGATGTCCTAGGCCGGGCTAGACGACGGGGACGCTTCTTAGGCTGGATGCTGCTCTACAACCTTTTGATCCTATCAGCCAACGTAAGATGCTGTCAAAGTTATCCCGCTCTTCTCTCGCTCACGCTTAGACGAATCCGCTTCCGCCAATTAGAATCGAACATGTGGGGTCGCGGGCTCACCGCCTGCATCACACCCTAACGAACGAAATGGCCGATCCACTTTATCTCAGCGTCTGGTTCCCGAGCTTCACTGCCATCGAGATGATGCCCCGCGCAGCGTCGGTGCTTAAGCTCTTCCCTTTTTCGACCGCGCGTCCGGGCGTTGAATATGTGTCTGTTCAGCCGGTTAACTGGAACGAGCCCACCGTGCTCGAGCGGCGCTTCCGTCCCGGTCTCGACGCCGACCAGGCCGTCGCCATCGCCGGCGACCTCCTGCACGACGACTACGGCTACATCTTTGAGGGCCGCTGGGATCTCTGGACTCGCAGCGAAGAAACCAACCAGTGGTCGATGGAACCCGCTCCGGCGAAGATCATCGTCAACGGCACCAGCTTCGACGATGGCAGCTACCAGCAGAACGGGCACATCCAGTTCGACTTCGGTCTCGACACGCCGTTCCTCTACGAAGACATCGAACTCGATGAGATGGACGAAGCCCGCGTTCGCTTCAACGTCCAGAAGCTCGTCAATTTCACCAACACTGTTGAGAAGAACTGCGGACTCAGTGGGCGCGTCCTCTGGTCGGAATCCGAAGAGAACCTGGCCCAGAAACTCGTGGCACGCCTCCAGAAGGTCCAGTAATCACCGCCCCAGCATCTGGCGTGCGTACTCTTTCACCACTTCCACCAGCTTGTTCGGTTCAAAGCTGCTGATCGTCATCGTCACCGGCCCCATGTCTGCGTCATTCGGCGACAGCCCGATGATCGGAATATCCCGGCTCTTCTGCCGAATCTTCTCCACCACTTCCTTTGCTCCCGGATTCGTCAGCTTGGAGTGAATCACCACGACGTGGATATCATTCTTCGCGAACAGCTCCAAGCCTTCGTCTCCCGAATAGGCGGTGAGCACATTCTGTTTCGCGCCTTCCACCATCAATTTGCGGCTGGACAAACCTTCAGGCTGCTCCACTTCGATCATCAGCACTGTTAACCGATACATGGCAGTACGATGCCCACCGCCTGCCTCACTTTGTCTTGCTTGCGCAGCTCAGGATTCCGTTTCCCGTAGACTGCCACCAAACACCCCACACTCGGGCATTCCCGGCGTCTTTTGGCCGCACCTACGAACCTCCCCTTAGCACCTCGCATCTATCCCGATACTTGAGTCCTGTCCACAGGTTCCAAGGAGGCTTAGCTCAATGTCCAAACGATTGCTTACACTCACTGTCGCATTGCTGATGCTCGCGTTTGCTGTTGCCTGCTCACAGCAGCGCGCCAACGCGCCCAGCCACAAAGATGCCGTCGAGAACGCACTCAAGTCCGGCGGATACGACAACGTTAACGTCGACGAAGATCGCGACAAGCGCGTCATTACCCTGAAGGGCGATGTTCGCTCCGAAGAAGACAAGGCCCGTGCTGCACAGCTCGCGCAGAACGCAGCCAACGGCATGGTCGTCGCCAATGAACTCGGCGTTCGCCCTGAAGGCGATGCCGGCGATCAGGCCAAGACCATCGACAAGAATACCGACGATGCGATTGAAAGCCACATGAAGGCCGCCATCGCAGCCCACAACTGGGACAACCAGCACATCAGCTACGACGCGAAGAATGGCGTCCTCACCCTTACCGGCGATGTTGACACCTCTGCCCAGCGCGAACAGGTCCAGAAAGTCGCGAAGGATATCCCTGGTGTTCAGCAGGTCGTGAATGAACTGGAAGTAAAGGGTAACGCCAAGAATTCTGCGGCTCGTCGCAAGGCTGCCGGCCGTTAAA
This region of Terriglobales bacterium genomic DNA includes:
- a CDS encoding BON domain-containing protein; this encodes MSKRLLTLTVALLMLAFAVACSQQRANAPSHKDAVENALKSGGYDNVNVDEDRDKRVITLKGDVRSEEDKARAAQLAQNAANGMVVANELGVRPEGDAGDQAKTIDKNTDDAIESHMKAAIAAHNWDNQHISYDAKNGVLTLTGDVDTSAQREQVQKVAKDIPGVQQVVNELEVKGNAKNSAARRKAAGR